Proteins from a genomic interval of Colletes latitarsis isolate SP2378_abdomen chromosome 12, iyColLati1, whole genome shotgun sequence:
- the LOC143348959 gene encoding uncharacterized protein LOC143348959 isoform X1 encodes MEKSALAQEKVWFDKPSYDKAERLYFERMAKLETCFKVVSHKIMECCSLKSEISMSNNYQDILNSNSLSKTKPKKFKDNKLLVSENDQNDIPKHAKNQSKASKASKDENEYNMQKKENVEENQTSNNIKNDVKEKETDPSNDASKNYNTKEIKEKKNKADTRHRNRGKGKNDTKEIKENITPLRRNKQQLSTQGNQQTTSPILSAGGSLANEVAKARQHIKQSLQCMDDISTVASPTTPNDTKKDYSDLPTIVEELNNTINKLAARVKNLEDKLNQSSCQNYDPAPKKSQEKAEDDDVDLFGSDSEGEDAEAAKIREQRLAAYAAKKSKKPALIAKSNIILDVKPWDDETDMKLMETEVRKIETDGLLWGAAQLVPLAFGIHKLQISCVVEDEKVSVDWLAEKIQEIEDFVQSVDIAAFNKV; translated from the exons ATGGAAAAGTCAGCATTAGCTCAAGAGAAGGTATGGTTCGACAAGCCATCCTATGATAAAGCAGAACGACTGTATTTTGAAAGAATGGCCAAG CTTGAAACATGTTTCAAGGTGGTGTCACATAAAATTATGGAATGCTGTTCGCTTAAATCTGAAATTTCTATGAGTAATAACTACCAAGATATTTTGAACAGTAACTCTTTGTCTAAAACAAAGCCTAAAAAATTCAAAGATAATAAATTATTGGTTTCTGAAAATGATCAAAATGATATTCCCAAACATGCTAAAAATCAATCAAAAGCCTCAAAGGCAAGTAAAGATGAAAATGAGTACAATAtgcaaaagaaagaaaatgtagAGGAAAATCAAACatctaataatataaaaaatgatgTAAAAGAGAAAGAAACTGATCCATCGAACGATGCGTCTAAGAATTATAATAcaaaagaaataaaagaaaaaaagaacaagGCTGATACACGGCATAGAAATAGAGGAAAAGGGAAAAATGATACTaaggaaataaaagaaaatattacgCCGCTAAGAAGGAATAAACAGCAATTATCTACTCAG GGAAATCAACAAACTACTAGCCCAATCTTATCTGCTGGTGGAAGTTTAGCCAATGAGGTCGCCAAGGCTCGTCAACATATTAAACAATCTTTACAGTGT ATGGACGACATTTCAACTGTCGCCAGTCCCACCACTCCAAACGATACCAAAAAAGATTACTCAGATCTTC CAACGATCGTTGAAGAATtgaataatactatcaataaatTGGCGGCGCGTGTTAAAAATCTCGAAGATAAGCTTAATCAAAGTTCATGTCAGAACTATGATCCAGCTCCAAAAAAGTCACAAGAAAAAGCTGAAGATGACGATGTTGATTTGTTTGGTTCAGACTCAGAG GGGGAAGATGCAGAAGCTGCAAAAATTAGGGAACAAAGATTAGCTGCATATGCCGCGAAAAAGTCCAAAA aGCCAGCTTTGATTGCCAAGTCGAACATAATATTGGATGTCAAGCCGTGGGACGATGAGACAGATATGAAACTCATGGAAACCGAAGTGAGAAAGATTGAGACGGATGGTCTCTTATGGGGGGCAG CGCAACTTGTCCCTCTTGCCTTTGGAATCCACAAACTTCAGATTTCCTGTGTCGTGGAGGATGAAAAGGTTTCAGTGGACTGGCTCGCAGAAAAGATCCAGGAAATTGAGGACTTTGTACAGAGCGTAGACATTGCAGCTTTTAACAAAGTATAA
- the LOC143348970 gene encoding uncharacterized protein LOC143348970 isoform X2, producing MGDSGGQIETKMKINLLMEASLKKQETVTNGACQCAAMAVGKSESIIERSFEFNITCNEEGEDKCIRFCVAMAETAKDRAPNMICEKLSGHVDNLLVRMYANVCSPPSWKYTNKEEKNPICCHEGKSIPCGNPTPSSHD from the exons atgggagattctggaggtcaaattgagacgaaaatgaagatcaatttgttgatggaggcttcgttaaaaaa GCAAGAGACAGTAACAAATGGCGCGTGTCAGTGCGCCGCAATGGCGGTTGGGAAATCAGAATCAATCATCGAACGTTCTTTCGAGTTTAATATCACATGCAACGAGGAAGGGGAAGATAAGTGTATCAGATTTTGCGTTGCTATG GCGGAAACCGCGAAGGACAGGGCGCCAAATATGATTTGTGAGAAGCTGAGCGGCCATGTGGACAATCTGCTG GTCAGGATGTATGCGAACGTCTGCTCCCCGCCCAGCTGGAAGTACACGAACAAGGAGGAAAAGAATCCAATCTGTTGTCACGAGGGGAAGTCGATACCTTGCGGGAATCCGACGCCATCGAGCCACGATTAA
- the Muted gene encoding biogenesis of lysosome-related organelles complex 1 subunit 5 — protein MATITKDIGEIWSRLFDHRPFTQGEITFFLREFQEKRGDREVERLFKILEYSTELKENELDRTEQLGDCHLPSLKANVDVALSMCERVLQRENNFDIDKALQENREIRKIEWEKFVNDMSEKCEKVNHTFKEKEDEIKEFYDDLERKLHITL, from the exons ATGGCGACCATTACTAAAG ACATCGGTGAAATTTGGAGTCGACTTTTCGATCATCGACCGTTCACTCAAGGTGAAATCACCTTCTTTCTACGTGAATTTCAG GAGAAAAGAGGCGACAGAGAAGTGGAACGTCTTTTCAAAATACTCGAATACTCTACAGAATTGAAGGAAAATGAACTCGATCGAACAGAGCAACTCGGAGATTGCCATTTACCTAGCTTAAAAGCAAACGTTGATGTTGCTCTGAGCATGTGCGAAAGAGTCCTTCAGAgggaaaataattttgatatt GATAAAGCattacaagaaaacagagaaataAGGAAAATAGAGTGGGAGAAGTTTGTCAATGATATGAGTGAAAAGTGTGAAAAAGTAAATCATACTTTTAAAGAAAAAGAGGatgaaataaaagaattttatgACGATCTTGAAAGAAAATTACATATTACGCTATAA
- the Chrac-16 gene encoding chromatin accessibility complex protein 1 has protein sequence MTTQRSPAKLKELRLPMSRVKTIMKSSPYVDTIGQDGLFLVTKATELFIHYLTEEAHQQSNKGNSLDYKHLAEVVQTNDTLEFLKEIMPRKITVRQFKEMMAAKDRHSSSESSSDSDSDSDSDSDSCSDSDNSKPEDGNSSNSDHESETKENGKCDLVSDKSEASGKSDSEDETKR, from the exons ATGACTACGCAAAGATCGCCAGCCAAGTTAAAAGAATTACGTCTGCCCATGTCGAGAGTGAAAACGATTATGAAGAGTTCTCCTTACGTGGACACGATCGGCCAGGATGGATTGTTTCTAGTCACGAAAGCCACG GAATTGTTTATACATTACTTAACGGAAGAAGCTCATCAGCAGAGCAATAAAGGCAACTCTTTGGATTATAAACATTTGGCTGAAGTGGTTCAGACGAACGATACGTTAGAATTCCTTAAAGAAATAATGCCTAGGAAGATAACGGTTAGACAGTTCAAAGAAATGATGGCGGCCAAGGATAGGCACAGTAGTTCAGAGAGTAGCTCAGATTCGGACAGTGATAGTGACTCGGATTCAGATTCTTGCTCCGACAGTGACAATTCGAAACCGGAGGATGGGAACTCGTCGAATAGTGATCATGAAAGTGAAACGAAGGAGAACGGTAAATGTGATTTGGTTAGTGACAAGAGCGAGGCTAGTGGAAAAAGTGACAGCGAGGACGAGACTAAAAGATAA
- the LOC143348959 gene encoding protein artemis-like isoform X3 encodes MSTFLGFVKEIPGISVDHFEEKNKTSSVFFLSHCHTDHMAGLSKEFFTHLNKHNKYLYCSAITKALLESKFGSQDCVKEIDINTPTVVEYALQNKDKMIVSVTSISAGHCLGSIMFIFEVNNVSVLYTGDFRINSTDFPKLKGLHYYESSKLLPRTFTTIYLDTTFLDRDFPSFPTRKESLGKMSDIVKQWIYKDPRNVVILECSATYGSEFLFVELSKLLNMKIHVKPYVYESYCRIQQLSYYVTNDPYSTPIHACTKKQFSSRLKCREDVLDVNVMTIIPSAMKWKRKDTSVIGEWDKVRSRTFNVCFSMHSSFNELKAFIRYFNALEIHSCVVKKGEEETMNGLLDEIRTKSDKQGTVNEIYRLELPAHKSLNKSPFKYEYFSSDDDST; translated from the coding sequence ATGTCTACTTTCCTTGGGTTCGTTAAGGAGATACCTGGCATCTCAGTGGatcattttgaagaaaaaaacaaaacgtCTTCCGTATTCTTTCTTAGTCATTGTCACACAGATCACATGGCTGGCTTATCAAAAGAGTTCTTTACACATTTAAATAAACACAACAAATATCTCTATTGCAGTGCAATTACAAAAGCACTACTAGAAAGTAAATTTGGTTCCCAAGATTGCGTTAAAGAAATAGATATTAATACACCGACTGTTGTAGAATATGCACTGCAAAATAAAGACAAAATGATCGTTTCTGTTACCTCTATATCAGCTGGTCATTGTTTGGGGTCTATAATGTTCATATTTGAAGTAAATAACGTGTCAGTTTTATATACTGGTGACTTCCGCATTAACTCAACAGACTTCCCAAAGTTAAAAGGCCTGCATTACTAcgaatcctctaaattattgcccAGAACATTCACTACAATTTACTTGGACACAACTTTTTTAGACCGTGATTTTCCGTCTTTCCCAACCCGCAAAGAAAGTTTAGGTAAAATGAGCGATATAGTTAAACAATGGATATATAAAGACCCAAGGAATGTTGTTATTCTAGAGTGTTCTGCCACATATGGTTCTGAATTCCTCTTTGTAGAACTCTCTAAACTGTTAAACATGAAGATTCACGTGAAACCTTACGTATATGAAAGTTACTGCCGCATTCAACAGTTATCTTATTACGTTACAAACGATCCGTATAGTACTCCGATTCACGCGTGCACAAAAAAACAGTTTTCGTCGCGTTTAAAATGCAGAGAAGACGTGCTCGATGTTAATGTTATGACTATTATTCCATCGGCAATGAAATGGAAAAGAAAGGATACAAGCGTAATAGGAGAGTGGGATAAAGTTAGAAGTAGAACTTTCAATGTGTGTTTCTCCATGCATTCTTCTTTTAACGAACTCAAAGCATTTATTCGGTATTTCAATGCATTGGAAATTCATTCGTGTGTAGTTAAGAAGGGTGAAGAAGAAACAATGAATGGCTTATTGGATGAAATAAGAACAAAATCGGATAAACAAGGAACAGTTAATGAAATATATAGATTGGAATTACCTGCTCATAAAAGTTTAAATAAATCCCCGTTTaagtatgaatattttagtaGTGATGATGATAGCACATGA
- the Sf3b6 gene encoding splicing factor 3B subunit 6, producing MTMAMLQRRANVRLPPEVNRVLYIRNLPYKITAEEMYDIFGKYGAIRQIRVGNTAETRGTAFVVYEDIFDAKNACDHLSGFNVCNRYLVVLYYQSNKAFKRVDVDKKMEEIDKLKTKYNLNEDKK from the exons ATGACTATGGCTATGCTGCAACGAAGAGCTAAC GTGAGGTTACCTCCTGAAGTAAATAGAGTGTTGTATATAAGAAATTTGCCCTATAAAATCACTGCTGAAGAAATGTatgacatttttggcaaatatgGAGCCATTAGACAAATCAGGGT GGGTAACACTGCTGAAACTAGAGGGACAGCTTTTGTTGTTTACGAAGATATATTTGATGCAAAGAATGCATGCGATCATTTAAGTGGTTTCAATGTTTGCAATCGGTACCTGGTAGTTTTATACTACCAAAGCAACAAAGCATTCAAACGTGTTGACGTCGATAAAAAGATGGAGGAAATAGATAAATTGAAAACAAAGTACAATCTGAACGAGGATAAGAAATAG
- the LOC143348959 gene encoding putative elongation factor 1-delta isoform X4 has translation MEKSALAQEKVWFDKPSYDKAERLYFERMAKGNQQTTSPILSAGGSLANEVAKARQHIKQSLQCMDDISTVASPTTPNDTKKDYSDLPTIVEELNNTINKLAARVKNLEDKLNQSSCQNYDPAPKKSQEKAEDDDVDLFGSDSEGEDAEAAKIREQRLAAYAAKKSKKPALIAKSNIILDVKPWDDETDMKLMETEVRKIETDGLLWGAAQLVPLAFGIHKLQISCVVEDEKVSVDWLAEKIQEIEDFVQSVDIAAFNKV, from the exons ATGGAAAAGTCAGCATTAGCTCAAGAGAAGGTATGGTTCGACAAGCCATCCTATGATAAAGCAGAACGACTGTATTTTGAAAGAATGGCCAAG GGAAATCAACAAACTACTAGCCCAATCTTATCTGCTGGTGGAAGTTTAGCCAATGAGGTCGCCAAGGCTCGTCAACATATTAAACAATCTTTACAGTGT ATGGACGACATTTCAACTGTCGCCAGTCCCACCACTCCAAACGATACCAAAAAAGATTACTCAGATCTTC CAACGATCGTTGAAGAATtgaataatactatcaataaatTGGCGGCGCGTGTTAAAAATCTCGAAGATAAGCTTAATCAAAGTTCATGTCAGAACTATGATCCAGCTCCAAAAAAGTCACAAGAAAAAGCTGAAGATGACGATGTTGATTTGTTTGGTTCAGACTCAGAG GGGGAAGATGCAGAAGCTGCAAAAATTAGGGAACAAAGATTAGCTGCATATGCCGCGAAAAAGTCCAAAA aGCCAGCTTTGATTGCCAAGTCGAACATAATATTGGATGTCAAGCCGTGGGACGATGAGACAGATATGAAACTCATGGAAACCGAAGTGAGAAAGATTGAGACGGATGGTCTCTTATGGGGGGCAG CGCAACTTGTCCCTCTTGCCTTTGGAATCCACAAACTTCAGATTTCCTGTGTCGTGGAGGATGAAAAGGTTTCAGTGGACTGGCTCGCAGAAAAGATCCAGGAAATTGAGGACTTTGTACAGAGCGTAGACATTGCAGCTTTTAACAAAGTATAA
- the LOC143348970 gene encoding uncharacterized protein LOC143348970 isoform X1, producing MRNSVRSFVVCAAKLDGHRYRAFRRAVYRMDCFLQLALFFVVLPFTVQETVTNGACQCAAMAVGKSESIIERSFEFNITCNEEGEDKCIRFCVAMAETAKDRAPNMICEKLSGHVDNLLVRMYANVCSPPSWKYTNKEEKNPICCHEGKSIPCGNPTPSSHD from the exons ATGAGAAATTCTGTTCGATCGTTCGTCGTTTGTGCCGCGAAACTCGACGGACATCGATATCGAGCATTTAGACGCGCAGTGTACAGAATGGATTGCTTCTTGCAACTCGCCTTATTCTTTGTCGTTCTGCCGTTCACAGT GCAAGAGACAGTAACAAATGGCGCGTGTCAGTGCGCCGCAATGGCGGTTGGGAAATCAGAATCAATCATCGAACGTTCTTTCGAGTTTAATATCACATGCAACGAGGAAGGGGAAGATAAGTGTATCAGATTTTGCGTTGCTATG GCGGAAACCGCGAAGGACAGGGCGCCAAATATGATTTGTGAGAAGCTGAGCGGCCATGTGGACAATCTGCTG GTCAGGATGTATGCGAACGTCTGCTCCCCGCCCAGCTGGAAGTACACGAACAAGGAGGAAAAGAATCCAATCTGTTGTCACGAGGGGAAGTCGATACCTTGCGGGAATCCGACGCCATCGAGCCACGATTAA
- the LOC143348963 gene encoding vacuolar ATPase assembly protein VMA12: MPVESIEDPSIKINPNKKLIEFVIKNIKKTNNVPPSIAALKKSGRDKRKDVLLKLDDIRWLNSYLEEHRKTKMENVYLHELLEQADIKLPTPKITPRSLELEARIQKLKAQQDAREYRAMTKSVDSFRRKLPEDTISYQMKQINKQLIAVAQFIFSVLAGFAFGFLGVELIIGNLDFGFRLLLGIICALIIALAEIYFLAIKLNEDECDTDPTLTSKKLHQE, from the exons ATGCCAGTTGAATCGATCGAAGATCCTTCCATAAAAATAAATCCAAATAAGAAATTAATCGAAtttgttataaaaaatattaagaaaacaAATAATGTTCCACCTAGTATCGCTGCTTTGAAAAAGTCGGGTAGAGACAAACGAAAAgatgttttattaaaattggATGACATAAGATGGCTGAATTCATACTTGGAAGAACACAGAAAGACAAAAATGGAAAATGTTTATTTGCACGAACTTTTAGAACAGGCAGATATAAAATTACCAACACCGAAAATTACGCCAAGAAGCCTTGAATTGGAAGCTAGAATACAGAAACTGAAGGCACAACAAGATGCTAGAGAATACCGAGCTATGACCAAAAGCGTTGACTCGTTTAGGAGAAAGCTACCAGAAGATACTATCTCTTACCAAA TGAAGCAAATAAATAAGCAACTCATAGCTGTTGCACAGTTTATATTTTCCGTGTTGGCAGGCTTTGCCTTTGGATTCCTAGGTGTCGAGTTGATTATTGGAAATTTAGACTTTGGATTTAGATTGTTACTAGGTATAATTTGCGCGTTAATCATAGCCCTGGCTGAAATTTACTTCTTAGCTATCAAATTGAACGAGGATGAATGCGATACAGACCCAACACTAACGTCTAAAAAATTACAccaagaataa
- the LOC143348959 gene encoding putative elongation factor 1-delta isoform X2, which yields MEKSALAQEKVWFDKPSYDKAERLYFERMAKVVSHKIMECCSLKSEISMSNNYQDILNSNSLSKTKPKKFKDNKLLVSENDQNDIPKHAKNQSKASKASKDENEYNMQKKENVEENQTSNNIKNDVKEKETDPSNDASKNYNTKEIKEKKNKADTRHRNRGKGKNDTKEIKENITPLRRNKQQLSTQGNQQTTSPILSAGGSLANEVAKARQHIKQSLQCMDDISTVASPTTPNDTKKDYSDLPTIVEELNNTINKLAARVKNLEDKLNQSSCQNYDPAPKKSQEKAEDDDVDLFGSDSEGEDAEAAKIREQRLAAYAAKKSKKPALIAKSNIILDVKPWDDETDMKLMETEVRKIETDGLLWGAAQLVPLAFGIHKLQISCVVEDEKVSVDWLAEKIQEIEDFVQSVDIAAFNKV from the exons ATGGAAAAGTCAGCATTAGCTCAAGAGAAGGTATGGTTCGACAAGCCATCCTATGATAAAGCAGAACGACTGTATTTTGAAAGAATGGCCAAG GTGGTGTCACATAAAATTATGGAATGCTGTTCGCTTAAATCTGAAATTTCTATGAGTAATAACTACCAAGATATTTTGAACAGTAACTCTTTGTCTAAAACAAAGCCTAAAAAATTCAAAGATAATAAATTATTGGTTTCTGAAAATGATCAAAATGATATTCCCAAACATGCTAAAAATCAATCAAAAGCCTCAAAGGCAAGTAAAGATGAAAATGAGTACAATAtgcaaaagaaagaaaatgtagAGGAAAATCAAACatctaataatataaaaaatgatgTAAAAGAGAAAGAAACTGATCCATCGAACGATGCGTCTAAGAATTATAATAcaaaagaaataaaagaaaaaaagaacaagGCTGATACACGGCATAGAAATAGAGGAAAAGGGAAAAATGATACTaaggaaataaaagaaaatattacgCCGCTAAGAAGGAATAAACAGCAATTATCTACTCAG GGAAATCAACAAACTACTAGCCCAATCTTATCTGCTGGTGGAAGTTTAGCCAATGAGGTCGCCAAGGCTCGTCAACATATTAAACAATCTTTACAGTGT ATGGACGACATTTCAACTGTCGCCAGTCCCACCACTCCAAACGATACCAAAAAAGATTACTCAGATCTTC CAACGATCGTTGAAGAATtgaataatactatcaataaatTGGCGGCGCGTGTTAAAAATCTCGAAGATAAGCTTAATCAAAGTTCATGTCAGAACTATGATCCAGCTCCAAAAAAGTCACAAGAAAAAGCTGAAGATGACGATGTTGATTTGTTTGGTTCAGACTCAGAG GGGGAAGATGCAGAAGCTGCAAAAATTAGGGAACAAAGATTAGCTGCATATGCCGCGAAAAAGTCCAAAA aGCCAGCTTTGATTGCCAAGTCGAACATAATATTGGATGTCAAGCCGTGGGACGATGAGACAGATATGAAACTCATGGAAACCGAAGTGAGAAAGATTGAGACGGATGGTCTCTTATGGGGGGCAG CGCAACTTGTCCCTCTTGCCTTTGGAATCCACAAACTTCAGATTTCCTGTGTCGTGGAGGATGAAAAGGTTTCAGTGGACTGGCTCGCAGAAAAGATCCAGGAAATTGAGGACTTTGTACAGAGCGTAGACATTGCAGCTTTTAACAAAGTATAA